The proteins below come from a single Fusobacterium sp. JB019 genomic window:
- the cmk gene encoding (d)CMP kinase: MGNFVMAIDGPAGSGKSTIAKLLSKEFNLTYLDTGAMYRMVALYFLNNNINFDDIVKIKEILPLIKIDIVDGKFILNGKDVSLDIRTPRVTEKVSFAAKIKEVREKLVDLQREISFGKNVVLDGRDIGTVVFPNADLKIFLIASPEERARRRVKDYAEKGIQEDYDKVLKSIKERDYIDSHRAESPLKKAEDAIELDSSSMEIDETVEFLGKYIKEKKGE; the protein is encoded by the coding sequence ATGGGAAATTTTGTAATGGCTATAGATGGTCCTGCTGGAAGTGGTAAAAGTACAATTGCTAAACTTTTATCAAAAGAGTTTAATTTAACTTATTTAGATACAGGAGCTATGTATAGAATGGTAGCTTTATACTTTTTAAACAATAATATAAATTTTGATGATATAGTTAAAATTAAAGAGATATTGCCGTTAATAAAAATAGATATAGTGGATGGAAAATTTATATTAAATGGAAAAGATGTTTCTTTGGATATAAGGACACCGAGAGTTACAGAAAAAGTATCGTTTGCTGCTAAAATAAAAGAAGTTAGAGAGAAATTAGTAGATCTTCAAAGAGAAATTAGTTTTGGTAAAAATGTAGTTTTAGATGGAAGAGATATAGGAACAGTTGTATTTCCTAATGCAGATTTAAAAATATTTTTAATAGCTTCTCCAGAAGAAAGAGCTAGAAGAAGAGTTAAGGATTATGCAGAAAAAGGAATACAGGAAGATTATGATAAAGTTTTAAAAAGTATAAAAGAAAGAGATTATATAGATTCTCATAGAGCTGAAAGTCCTTTGAAAAAAGCAGAAGATGCTATTGAATTAGATTCTAGTTCTATGGAAATAGATGAGACAGTTGAATTTTTAGGAAAATATATAAAAGAAAAAAAAGGTGAATAA
- a CDS encoding superoxide dismutase: protein MNTHYPFKLQPLNFDYSELEPCISKRTLEFHHDKHLLGYTNNLNKALENAPELQGHSLNYILSNLKKVPEDIRTAITNNGGGVFNHVFYFEALTKAETKEIPEKLKLKLEENFGSVDKFLEEFKKTALTHFGSGWAWLVLDKDNSLKIVSTSNQETPLKNDLKPLLTIDVWEHAYYLDYQNLRGSYIDNFIKIIDWDVVANRL, encoded by the coding sequence ATGAACACACATTATCCTTTTAAATTACAACCACTAAACTTTGATTATTCCGAGCTAGAACCTTGCATTTCTAAAAGAACTTTAGAATTTCATCATGACAAGCATTTGCTTGGTTATACTAATAATTTAAATAAAGCTTTAGAAAATGCTCCTGAATTGCAAGGACATTCCCTTAATTATATTTTAAGCAACTTGAAAAAAGTTCCTGAAGATATTAGAACAGCAATAACTAATAATGGTGGTGGAGTTTTTAATCATGTATTTTATTTTGAAGCTTTAACTAAGGCTGAAACTAAAGAAATACCTGAAAAATTAAAATTAAAATTAGAAGAAAATTTTGGTTCTGTTGATAAATTTTTAGAAGAGTTTAAAAAGACCGCCCTTACACATTTTGGATCAGGATGGGCTTGGCTAGTATTAGATAAAGACAATTCTCTTAAAATTGTAAGCACTTCTAATCAAGAAACACCTTTAAAAAATGATCTTAAACCTCTTCTTACTATTGATGTTTGGGAACACGCTTATTATCTTGACTATCAAAACCTAAGAGGTAGTTATATTGATAACTTCATTAAAATCATTGATTGGGATGTAGTTGCAAATCGTTTGTAA
- a CDS encoding flavodoxin family protein has translation MKVLGVVGSFRKNGNTDILVNKVLEGVKSCGIGTECIYLSDFNFKDCIGCEGCAKTNKCVIKDEMQDIYRLLEESDGIVLGSPTYFYNVTGDIKKFLDRLYCYNVFDHSDRSVWVSVNEALKMKYGVTVAICEQNNENDMGYTSITMDRTLQAVGYRVVDSLKVLHMFLKGEVKDYENEMKRGYASGVKLGKTLILSEKVRKNSNI, from the coding sequence ATGAAAGTATTAGGGGTTGTAGGAAGTTTTAGAAAAAACGGAAACACAGATATACTTGTAAATAAGGTTTTAGAAGGAGTTAAATCTTGTGGCATAGGGACAGAATGTATTTATTTATCTGATTTTAATTTTAAAGATTGTATAGGCTGTGAAGGATGTGCTAAGACGAATAAATGTGTTATAAAAGATGAAATGCAAGATATATACAGGCTACTTGAAGAATCAGATGGAATAGTTTTAGGTTCTCCAACATATTTTTATAATGTAACTGGAGATATTAAGAAATTTTTAGATAGACTTTACTGCTATAATGTATTTGATCATTCTGATAGATCAGTTTGGGTCAGTGTAAATGAAGCCTTAAAAATGAAATACGGGGTAACAGTAGCAATATGTGAACAGAATAATGAAAATGATATGGGCTACACTTCCATTACTATGGATAGGACTTTACAAGCTGTAGGATATAGAGTTGTGGATAGTTTGAAAGTTTTACATATGTTTTTAAAAGGAGAAGTAAAAGACTATGAAAATGAGATGAAGAGGGGATACGCTTCAGGAGTTAAATTAGGTAAGACTTTAATCCTTTCTGAAAAGGTAAGAAAGAACTCCAATATATGA
- a CDS encoding glycosyltransferase N-terminal domain-containing protein, whose amino-acid sequence MIYNFLRLILYIPLIIISLFSRKKRNFIKKRIFQGFRNLKNGKDYIWIHCSSVGEINLSDSLIRKMLLERKEEILITMFTDTGYATAKKKYKAESRINICYFPIDDYFLIRKILSKINVKLLVIVETEIWPNLIKLNSKKGKVILVNGRISDRSYKKYLKLRFITKALLTGRIDKFYMQTEIDADRIKKIGATPSKVSVVGNLKFDIELEDYSKKEKEELKNKIKAGNRKIFVAGSTRTGEDEVLLEVFKHLENYLLVLVPRHLERIPKLEKLIEENKFSFEKLSEIKEKKDILIVDKMGILRKFYSISDVAFVGGTLVNIGGHSLLEPLYYRKTPIFGKYLQNVKDISKEILKRNIGFKVETSEDILKIIKKIENHEIKNEEIEDFFNKNKNVADKILKEIKELIN is encoded by the coding sequence ATGATATATAATTTTTTAAGGTTAATTTTATATATACCTTTGATTATAATAAGTTTATTTAGTAGAAAAAAAAGAAATTTTATAAAAAAAAGAATCTTTCAAGGATTTAGAAATTTAAAAAATGGAAAAGACTATATTTGGATTCATTGTTCTTCAGTAGGGGAAATAAATTTATCAGATTCTTTAATAAGAAAAATGTTATTAGAAAGAAAAGAAGAAATTTTAATAACAATGTTTACAGATACTGGCTATGCTACAGCTAAAAAAAAGTATAAAGCTGAAAGTAGAATAAATATTTGTTATTTTCCAATAGATGATTATTTTTTAATAAGAAAAATTTTATCTAAAATAAATGTAAAGTTATTAGTTATTGTAGAAACAGAAATTTGGCCAAATTTAATAAAATTAAATTCAAAAAAAGGAAAAGTAATTTTAGTAAACGGTAGAATATCAGATAGAAGTTATAAGAAATATTTAAAGCTAAGATTTATAACTAAAGCTTTATTAACAGGAAGAATAGATAAATTCTATATGCAAACAGAAATAGATGCAGATAGAATAAAAAAAATAGGAGCTACTCCTTCTAAAGTTTCTGTAGTAGGAAATTTAAAATTTGATATTGAATTAGAAGATTATTCAAAAAAAGAAAAAGAGGAATTAAAAAATAAGATAAAGGCAGGAAATAGAAAAATATTTGTTGCAGGAAGCACTAGAACTGGAGAAGATGAGGTATTACTTGAAGTTTTTAAACATTTAGAAAACTATCTTTTAGTTTTAGTTCCAAGACATTTAGAGAGAATTCCAAAATTAGAAAAATTAATAGAAGAAAATAAATTTTCGTTTGAAAAATTAAGTGAAATTAAAGAAAAAAAGGATATATTAATAGTTGATAAAATGGGAATATTAAGAAAATTCTATTCTATTAGTGATGTAGCTTTTGTAGGGGGAACTCTTGTAAATATAGGAGGGCATAGTTTACTTGAACCTTTATATTATAGAAAAACTCCTATTTTTGGAAAATATCTTCAAAATGTAAAGGATATATCAAAGGAAATTTTGAAAAGAAATATAGGATTTAAAGTTGAGACATCTGAAGATATATTAAAAATAATAAAAAAAATAGAAAATCATGAAATTAAGAATGAAGAGATAGAAGATTTCTTCAATAAAAATAAAAATGTGGCAGATAAAATATTAAAAGAAATAAAAGAATTAATAAATTAA
- a CDS encoding LysR family transcriptional regulator encodes MLDYKIITFLKLCETMNYHITGEKLHMTQPSVTNHIQSLEREYNCKLFIYNNKKLHMTKEASILKNYATAAYYNDLELRNNLNKSNKTKIRMGATKTIGDFVVKDNIVNFLKNENYEFSLIVDNTEHLLKSLDDNKLDFALIEGFFDKEKYNYRLYSTEKFVGICSKDHPFANKSIKIQDIFNESIIVREMGSGTRAIFEKELAEQNYSLKNFKKVTSISSFELIKSLVIENNAISFVYDIISKSDPNLSSFEIKGIHIMKNFNYVFLKNTNAKNLINLFERK; translated from the coding sequence ATGTTAGATTACAAAATAATTACTTTTTTAAAATTATGTGAAACTATGAATTATCATATTACTGGAGAAAAACTTCATATGACTCAACCTTCTGTAACAAATCATATTCAATCTTTAGAAAGAGAATATAATTGTAAATTATTTATATATAATAATAAAAAACTTCATATGACTAAGGAAGCTTCTATCTTAAAAAATTATGCAACAGCTGCTTATTATAATGATTTAGAATTAAGAAATAATTTAAATAAATCAAATAAAACAAAAATTAGAATGGGAGCTACTAAAACTATTGGAGATTTTGTAGTTAAAGATAATATTGTAAATTTTTTAAAAAATGAAAATTATGAATTTTCTTTAATCGTGGATAACACCGAGCATCTTTTAAAAAGTTTAGATGATAATAAATTAGATTTTGCATTAATAGAGGGTTTTTTTGATAAGGAAAAATATAATTACAGATTATATAGCACTGAGAAATTTGTTGGAATATGTTCTAAAGATCATCCATTTGCTAATAAATCTATAAAAATTCAAGATATTTTTAATGAATCTATAATTGTTAGAGAAATGGGTTCAGGAACTAGAGCTATCTTCGAAAAAGAACTAGCAGAACAAAACTATTCTCTTAAAAATTTTAAAAAAGTTACTTCCATTAGTAGTTTTGAATTAATTAAATCTTTAGTTATAGAAAATAATGCTATTTCTTTTGTATATGATATTATTTCAAAAAGTGATCCTAATCTTTCTAGTTTTGAAATAAAAGGTATACATATTATGAAAAATTTTAATTATGTTTTTTTAAAAAATACCAATGCTAAAAATTTAATAAATCTTTTTGAAAGGAAATAA
- the prmA gene encoding 50S ribosomal protein L11 methyltransferase: MKVEEIKVIFESEDIEKSKKEIGDIFYDFGATGLKIEEPMTHRNALDFYKNEKDFLMVDHAISAYFPLNFYAEKRRKAIVNAFEEKFSEREDIVYTIDFYDYDEEDYQNSWKKYFYTQKISNRFVVKPTWRDYEPLENELIIEIDPGRAFGTGTHPTTSLCIKLMEENISKEDRVIDVGTGSGILMVAAEKLGAKEIIGTDIDPMAVEVAKENLELNKVSLEKAKAYAGDLISVVKEDKFDVVVANILADVLLILLKDISKVVKKDGLIIFSGIIEDKLEEMKKAIEEEGLEILEIKADKEWRAILMRA, translated from the coding sequence ATGAAAGTTGAAGAAATAAAAGTTATTTTTGAAAGTGAAGATATAGAGAAATCTAAAAAAGAAATAGGAGATATATTTTATGATTTTGGAGCAACTGGTCTTAAAATAGAAGAACCTATGACTCATAGAAATGCACTAGATTTTTATAAAAATGAAAAGGATTTTCTTATGGTGGATCATGCAATTTCGGCATATTTTCCTTTAAATTTTTATGCTGAAAAAAGAAGAAAAGCAATAGTTAATGCTTTTGAAGAAAAATTTTCAGAGAGAGAAGATATTGTTTATACAATAGATTTTTATGATTATGATGAAGAGGATTATCAAAACAGTTGGAAAAAATATTTCTATACTCAAAAAATAAGTAATAGGTTTGTTGTAAAACCTACATGGAGAGATTATGAACCTTTAGAAAATGAATTGATAATAGAAATAGATCCTGGGAGAGCTTTTGGAACAGGGACACACCCTACAACTTCTTTATGCATAAAGTTGATGGAAGAAAATATAAGTAAAGAGGATAGAGTAATAGATGTAGGAACAGGATCAGGAATTTTAATGGTTGCTGCTGAAAAATTAGGAGCAAAGGAAATAATAGGAACAGATATTGATCCTATGGCAGTAGAAGTAGCTAAGGAAAATCTTGAGTTAAATAAGGTTTCTTTAGAAAAAGCTAAAGCTTATGCAGGGGATTTAATCTCAGTTGTAAAAGAAGATAAATTTGATGTAGTTGTAGCAAATATATTAGCAGATGTATTATTAATATTACTTAAAGATATATCTAAGGTTGTTAAAAAAGATGGATTGATAATCTTCTCAGGAATAATAGAAGATAAATTAGAAGAAATGAAAAAAGCTATAGAAGAAGAAGGGTTAGAAATATTAGAAATAAAAGCAGATAAAGAATGGAGAGCAATTTTAATGAGAGCATAA
- the trmB gene encoding tRNA (guanosine(46)-N7)-methyltransferase TrmB, producing the protein MGEQTKKEYWNHFFKRPKKNYNPYMERLKEYPEYIMYDREIMDSYKGKWKEYFGNENPIYIEIGSGSGNFAIGMCEKYPERNHMAIELRFKRLHSSGRKAKRSNLENVLFIRRYGEEIPEFVGENEITGMYINFPDPWEGNEKNRIIQLPLFETLDKVLKVGGKLFFKTDHDVYYEDVLELSKELKNYKVVYNTPDLHNSEKSEDNILTEFEQLFLNKFQKNINYIEIEKIK; encoded by the coding sequence ATGGGAGAACAAACAAAAAAAGAATACTGGAATCATTTTTTTAAGAGACCTAAAAAAAATTATAACCCTTATATGGAAAGATTAAAAGAATATCCAGAATATATAATGTATGATAGAGAAATAATGGATTCATACAAAGGAAAATGGAAAGAATATTTTGGGAATGAAAATCCAATATATATAGAAATAGGATCAGGAAGTGGAAATTTTGCAATAGGTATGTGTGAGAAATATCCAGAAAGAAATCATATGGCAATAGAACTTAGATTTAAAAGACTTCATTCTTCTGGAAGAAAAGCAAAAAGAAGCAACCTTGAAAATGTTCTATTTATAAGAAGATATGGAGAAGAAATTCCTGAATTTGTAGGAGAAAATGAAATAACAGGAATGTACATAAATTTCCCAGATCCTTGGGAAGGAAATGAAAAAAATAGAATTATTCAACTTCCTTTATTTGAAACTTTAGATAAAGTATTAAAAGTAGGAGGAAAATTATTTTTTAAAACAGATCATGATGTTTATTATGAAGATGTTCTTGAATTATCAAAAGAATTAAAAAATTATAAAGTTGTGTACAATACTCCAGATTTACATAATAGTGAAAAATCTGAAGATAATATTTTAACAGAATTTGAACAATTATTTTTAAATAAATTTCAAAAAAATATTAATTATATAGAAATAGAAAAAATTAAATAA
- the ruvC gene encoding crossover junction endodeoxyribonuclease RuvC, translating into MRILGIDPGTAIVGFSIVDYENKKIKLIDYGCIFTEKGLPMEERLLQIFDQLEEIIDKYSPEHMAVEELFYFKNNKTVISVGEARGVILLAGQKNSLKIKSYTPLQVKIGITGYGRAEKKQVQLMVKSILKMKEIPTPDDAADAIAIAITHINSLNNMQYGISSSSNISTKNITKNKMSVKEFRELCLKK; encoded by the coding sequence ATGAGAATTCTAGGAATAGATCCTGGTACTGCTATTGTAGGTTTTTCAATAGTAGACTATGAAAATAAAAAAATAAAATTAATTGATTATGGATGTATCTTCACTGAAAAAGGTCTTCCTATGGAAGAAAGGCTTTTACAAATATTTGATCAATTGGAAGAAATTATAGATAAATATTCACCTGAACATATGGCTGTTGAAGAATTATTTTATTTCAAAAATAATAAAACAGTTATTTCAGTTGGAGAAGCTAGGGGAGTTATTCTTTTAGCTGGTCAAAAAAATAGTTTAAAAATTAAAAGTTATACTCCACTTCAAGTAAAGATTGGAATTACTGGATATGGTAGAGCTGAGAAAAAGCAAGTGCAATTAATGGTCAAAAGTATTTTAAAAATGAAAGAAATACCTACCCCAGATGATGCTGCTGATGCTATTGCTATTGCTATAACTCATATTAATTCTTTAAACAATATGCAATATGGCATTAGTTCTTCTTCTAATATTTCAACTAAAAATATAACAAAAAATAAAATGTCAGTTAAAGAATTTAGAGAACTTTGCTTAAAAAAATAA
- the uvrA gene encoding excinuclease ABC subunit UvrA yields the protein MLDKLIIKGAREHNLKNIDVEIPKNKFVVITGVSGSGKSSLAFDTIYSEGQRRYVESLSAYARQFIGQMKKPDVDSIEGLSPAISIEQKTTNKNPRSTVGTVTEIYDYMRLLFAHIGKPHCPICGTIVDKKSIEEIVNGVLEKFKDTDKMIVLSPVVKDKKGTHKNLFINLIKKGFVRVRVNNEILYLEDEINLDKNLRHNIEVVVDRLIVKKEDKDFKTRLTQSIETGMELSQGKIILNINNKNYNYSENYACPNHEDVSIPELNPRLFSFNAPFGACPECKGIGKKLEIDENRLILNKKLSIKDGGIYIPGAASRKGWTWEMFLSFCKTFDIDSNIPVEEISEEKMNLIFYGTSKKYRFDYEGKDFSFHGVKEFKGIIKNLEKRYYESFSQSQKEEIENKYMIEKECKLCKGKRLKEEVLAVTINDRNIIEICLMSITEAYEFFENLKLTKKEELIVKEILKEIKERLSFMINVGLEYLSLLRGTRTLSGGESQRIRLATQIGSGLTGVLYVLDEPSIGLHQRDNDRLLETLGKLKKLGNTLIVVEHDEDTMNQADYILDLGKGAGEYGGDLVAFGTPEDIKNSKNSLTGEYLRKEKQIDIPSKRRSFDKFVEIIGAKGNNLKNINVKVPLGVMTLVTGVSGSGKSTLINQTLYPVLFNELNKGKLYPLPYKEIKGLENLDKVIDIDQTPIGRTPRSNPATYTKIFDEIRNLFSMTKEAKMKGFKKGRFSFNVKGGRCEACQGAGIVKIEMNFLPDVYVQCDVCNGKRYNRETLDVHYKGKTISEVLDMSVYEAYEFFKAIPVLEKKLKVLTDVGLGYIKLGQPATTLSGGEAQRIKLATELSKNSRGKTIYILDEPTTGLHFDDVKKLIEVLNRLVEKGNSVVIIEHNLDVIKVADYIIDIGPEGGKNGGQVVKVGTPEEVSRSRKSYTGKYLKNILKNKK from the coding sequence ATGCTAGATAAATTAATTATAAAAGGTGCAAGAGAGCACAATCTTAAAAATATAGATGTTGAAATTCCTAAAAATAAATTTGTTGTAATAACAGGAGTTAGTGGAAGTGGGAAATCATCTTTAGCCTTTGATACAATTTATTCAGAAGGGCAAAGAAGATATGTCGAAAGTTTATCTGCCTATGCAAGACAATTTATAGGACAAATGAAAAAACCAGATGTAGATTCAATAGAAGGACTTTCCCCTGCAATATCAATAGAACAAAAGACAACTAATAAAAATCCTCGTTCAACAGTTGGAACAGTTACAGAGATTTATGACTATATGAGATTATTATTTGCTCATATTGGAAAACCTCATTGTCCAATATGTGGGACAATAGTGGATAAAAAAAGTATAGAAGAAATAGTAAATGGTGTTTTAGAAAAATTTAAAGATACAGATAAAATGATAGTCCTTTCTCCAGTTGTGAAAGATAAAAAAGGAACTCATAAAAATCTTTTTATAAATTTAATAAAAAAAGGTTTTGTTAGAGTTAGAGTAAATAATGAAATTTTATATTTAGAAGATGAAATAAATTTAGACAAAAATTTAAGACATAATATAGAAGTTGTTGTGGATAGATTAATTGTTAAAAAAGAAGATAAAGATTTTAAAACTAGATTGACTCAATCTATTGAGACAGGAATGGAATTATCTCAAGGAAAAATAATTCTAAATATTAATAATAAAAACTATAATTATAGTGAAAATTATGCTTGTCCAAATCATGAAGATGTAAGTATACCAGAGCTTAATCCTAGATTGTTTTCTTTTAATGCTCCATTTGGAGCTTGTCCAGAGTGTAAAGGAATAGGGAAAAAGCTAGAGATAGATGAAAATAGGTTGATTTTAAATAAAAAACTTTCAATTAAAGACGGGGGTATTTATATTCCTGGGGCAGCTTCTAGAAAAGGTTGGACTTGGGAGATGTTTTTATCTTTTTGTAAAACTTTTGATATAGATTCAAATATCCCAGTTGAAGAAATATCTGAGGAAAAAATGAATCTTATATTTTATGGGACTAGTAAGAAATATAGGTTTGATTATGAAGGAAAAGATTTTTCTTTTCACGGAGTAAAAGAATTTAAAGGAATTATTAAAAATTTAGAGAAAAGATATTATGAATCATTTTCTCAGTCTCAAAAAGAAGAGATTGAAAATAAATATATGATAGAAAAAGAGTGTAAATTATGTAAAGGGAAAAGACTTAAAGAGGAAGTTCTAGCAGTTACAATAAATGATAGAAATATTATAGAAATATGTTTAATGAGTATAACAGAAGCCTATGAATTTTTTGAAAATTTAAAACTAACTAAAAAAGAAGAACTTATAGTAAAAGAAATATTAAAGGAAATAAAAGAAAGATTAAGCTTTATGATTAATGTTGGTCTAGAATATTTATCTCTTCTTAGGGGGACAAGAACTTTATCTGGAGGAGAAAGTCAAAGAATAAGGCTTGCAACTCAGATAGGTTCAGGATTAACAGGAGTATTATATGTTTTAGATGAGCCAAGTATAGGACTTCATCAAAGGGATAATGATAGATTGTTAGAAACTTTAGGAAAACTTAAAAAATTAGGAAATACTTTAATTGTTGTTGAACATGATGAAGATACAATGAATCAAGCTGATTATATACTAGATTTAGGGAAGGGAGCAGGAGAATATGGTGGAGATTTAGTAGCTTTTGGTACTCCTGAAGATATAAAGAATAGTAAAAATTCTTTAACAGGAGAATATTTAAGAAAAGAAAAACAAATAGATATTCCTAGTAAGAGAAGAAGTTTTGATAAATTTGTTGAAATTATAGGAGCAAAGGGGAATAATTTAAAGAATATTAATGTGAAAGTACCTCTTGGAGTTATGACATTAGTTACAGGAGTTAGTGGAAGCGGGAAATCAACATTAATAAATCAGACATTATATCCGGTATTATTTAATGAGTTAAATAAGGGGAAGCTTTATCCATTACCATATAAAGAAATAAAAGGATTAGAAAATTTGGATAAAGTTATAGATATTGATCAAACTCCAATAGGAAGAACTCCTAGATCTAATCCAGCTACTTATACTAAAATTTTTGATGAAATAAGAAATTTATTTTCAATGACAAAAGAAGCTAAAATGAAAGGATTTAAAAAGGGAAGATTTTCATTTAATGTTAAAGGTGGAAGATGTGAAGCTTGTCAAGGAGCTGGAATAGTGAAGATAGAAATGAATTTTTTACCAGATGTTTATGTGCAGTGTGATGTATGTAATGGTAAAAGATATAATAGAGAAACTTTAGATGTTCACTATAAGGGAAAAACAATTTCAGAAGTTTTAGATATGAGTGTTTATGAAGCTTATGAATTTTTTAAAGCTATTCCTGTATTAGAAAAAAAATTAAAGGTTTTAACTGATGTTGGATTAGGATATATAAAATTAGGACAACCAGCAACTACTTTGTCTGGAGGAGAGGCTCAAAGAATAAAATTAGCAACAGAGTTGTCTAAAAATTCTAGAGGGAAAACTATATATATATTAGATGAACCAACTACAGGACTTCATTTTGATGATGTTAAAAAATTAATAGAAGTATTAAATAGATTAGTTGAAAAAGGAAATTCAGTTGTAATTATAGAACATAATTTAGATGTTATTAAAGTAGCAGATTATATAATAGATATAGGTCCTGAAGGTGGTAAAAATGGGGGGCAAGTTGTGAAAGTTGGTACTCCAGAAGAAGTTTCAAGATCAAGAAAAAGTTATACAGGAAAATATTTAAAGAATATTTTAAAAAATAAAAAATAG